One Luteimonas sp. MC1825 DNA segment encodes these proteins:
- the hisIE gene encoding bifunctional phosphoribosyl-AMP cyclohydrolase/phosphoribosyl-ATP diphosphatase HisIE, whose amino-acid sequence MRDAMPALDWDKGGGLLPAIVQDARTRQVLMLGWMNPESLAATQESGLVTFFSRSRQRLWIKGESSGHHLKLVAIEADCDADTLLVTAEPQGPTCHLGRDSCFAGATGSALAHLDRVIEGRAASMPEGSYTTRLLAGGIRRIAQKVGEEGVETALAAVVEDDTALLGEAADLAYHLLVLLRARGLGLSDLDQVLRARNA is encoded by the coding sequence ATGCGTGACGCCATGCCGGCGCTGGACTGGGACAAGGGCGGCGGGCTGCTGCCCGCGATCGTGCAGGATGCGCGCACGCGGCAGGTGCTGATGCTGGGCTGGATGAACCCCGAGTCGCTTGCGGCCACGCAGGAGAGCGGCCTGGTCACCTTCTTCAGCCGCAGCCGCCAGCGCCTGTGGATCAAGGGCGAATCCAGTGGGCACCATCTGAAGCTGGTGGCCATCGAGGCCGACTGCGATGCCGACACCCTGCTGGTCACGGCGGAGCCGCAGGGACCCACCTGCCACCTGGGCCGAGACAGCTGCTTCGCAGGGGCGACGGGCAGCGCGCTTGCGCACCTCGACCGGGTCATCGAAGGCCGTGCCGCCAGCATGCCCGAAGGCAGCTACACGACGCGGCTGCTGGCCGGCGGCATTCGCCGCATCGCGCAGAAGGTCGGCGAGGAAGGCGTGGAGACCGCGCTGGCCGCGGTGGTCGAGGACGACACCGCGCTGCTGGGCGAAGCCGCCGACCTGGCGTACCACCTGCTGGTCCTGCTGCGTGCCCGCGGTCTCGGGTTGTCCGATCTCGACCAGGTGCTGCGCGCGCGCAACGCCTGA
- the hisF gene encoding imidazole glycerol phosphate synthase subunit HisF has protein sequence MLSRRIIPCLDVQDGRVVKGVRFRDHVDVGDIATLAQRYRDQGADELVFYDIGASPRGRSVDIAWIERLARLLDIPFCVAGGIRSVDDARRVLHAGADKISINTPALERPALVTELADAFGVQCVVVGIDSLREADGKWRVRSHTGDAAAMRAPGRGTLDWIEEVQALGAGEVVLNCMASDGARVGYDIEQLSAARKACQVPLVASGGAGAIAHFAEVFREADVDAALAASVFHSGEIAIPVLKQALRAQGIEVRDA, from the coding sequence ATGCTGAGCCGCCGCATCATTCCCTGTCTCGACGTGCAGGACGGACGCGTGGTGAAGGGCGTGCGCTTCCGCGACCACGTCGACGTCGGTGACATCGCCACGCTCGCGCAGCGCTACCGCGACCAGGGTGCCGACGAGCTGGTGTTCTACGACATCGGCGCCAGTCCGCGCGGGCGCAGCGTCGACATCGCATGGATCGAGCGCCTGGCGCGGCTGCTGGATATCCCGTTCTGCGTCGCCGGCGGCATCCGCAGCGTCGACGACGCGCGCCGCGTGCTGCACGCGGGCGCCGACAAGATCTCGATCAACACGCCCGCGCTCGAGCGTCCGGCGCTGGTCACCGAGCTGGCGGACGCGTTCGGCGTGCAGTGCGTGGTCGTCGGTATCGACTCGCTGCGCGAGGCCGACGGCAAATGGCGCGTGCGCAGCCACACCGGCGATGCGGCGGCGATGCGCGCCCCCGGGCGGGGCACGCTTGACTGGATCGAGGAGGTGCAGGCGCTCGGTGCCGGCGAGGTGGTGCTGAACTGCATGGCCAGCGACGGCGCGCGTGTCGGCTACGACATCGAACAGCTGAGCGCCGCGCGCAAGGCATGCCAGGTGCCGCTGGTGGCATCGGGTGGCGCCGGCGCGATCGCGCACTTCGCCGAAGTGTTCCGCGAGGCTGACGTCGATGCGGCGCTGGCCGCCAGCGTCTTCCATTCCGGCGAAATCGCCATCCCCGTTCTCAAACAGGCCCTGCGCGCGCAGGGCATCGAGGTGCGCGATGCGTGA
- a CDS encoding HisA/HisF-related TIM barrel protein → MRFNVYPAIDVRDGRVVRLAQGDYARESRYADAPLDLAMRYAEAGARWLHLVDLDAARAGGYTLAPLLSRIKAQTGLSVQTGGGVRSEGDVDAMLDAGADRVVIGSLAVARRDMVAGWVARHGAARIVVALDARQAADGQWRPATHGWTEDAAETLDALVAFHAGAGLQHLLCTDIGRDGMLSGPNLSLYARLRTLAPTLRLQASGGARDADDIAAARAIGCDGIVLGKALLEGRLGLHDALALDDAAASGQAPPC, encoded by the coding sequence ATGAGGTTCAACGTCTATCCCGCGATCGATGTCCGCGATGGCCGCGTGGTGCGACTGGCGCAGGGCGACTACGCGCGCGAGTCGCGCTACGCGGATGCGCCGCTGGATCTGGCCATGCGCTACGCCGAAGCGGGTGCCCGCTGGCTGCACCTGGTCGATCTCGACGCGGCACGTGCCGGCGGCTACACGCTGGCGCCGCTGCTGTCGCGCATCAAGGCGCAGACCGGCCTGTCGGTGCAGACCGGTGGCGGCGTGCGCAGCGAGGGCGATGTCGACGCGATGCTGGACGCCGGCGCGGACCGCGTGGTCATCGGCTCGCTGGCGGTCGCCCGGCGCGACATGGTCGCAGGCTGGGTGGCGCGGCATGGCGCGGCGCGGATCGTGGTCGCGCTGGACGCGCGCCAGGCAGCCGACGGGCAGTGGCGCCCAGCCACACACGGATGGACCGAGGACGCCGCGGAGACACTGGACGCGCTGGTCGCGTTCCATGCCGGCGCCGGGCTGCAGCATCTCCTGTGCACCGACATCGGCCGCGACGGCATGCTTTCCGGCCCCAACCTTTCGCTGTATGCGCGCCTGCGCACGCTGGCCCCGACGCTGCGGCTGCAGGCCAGCGGCGGAGCCCGAGACGCCGACGACATCGCCGCGGCGCGCGCCATCGGCTGCGACGGGATCGTGCTCGGCAAGGCGCTGCTGGAAGGCAGGCTCGGCCTGCACGACGCGCTTGCGCTTGATGACGCAGCCGCATCCGGGCAGGCGCCGCCATGCTGA
- the hisH gene encoding imidazole glycerol phosphate synthase subunit HisH, which translates to MDVVIIDAGGANLGSVRYALERLGARPRIARDADGLRGAARVILPGVGAAAPAMRLLRERGFDTVLREPTVPLLGICLGMQLLFEDSEEGDVPCLGLLRGSVRRLAPAPGLRVPHMGWNRLRMRGDSRLMAGIEDGAWVYFVHGYAAPVTGDCVADCTHGTSFAAVVEQDLVAGAQFHPERSGAAGARLLHNFLGARA; encoded by the coding sequence ATGGACGTGGTCATCATCGATGCCGGCGGCGCCAACCTGGGCTCGGTGCGCTACGCGCTCGAGCGGCTCGGCGCCAGGCCTCGCATCGCCCGCGATGCCGATGGGCTGCGTGGCGCCGCACGCGTGATCCTGCCGGGTGTCGGTGCCGCCGCGCCGGCGATGCGGCTGCTGCGCGAGCGTGGTTTCGACACGGTGCTGCGCGAGCCGACGGTTCCGCTGCTGGGCATCTGCCTGGGCATGCAGCTGCTGTTCGAGGACTCCGAGGAGGGCGACGTGCCCTGCCTCGGCCTGCTGCGCGGCAGCGTGCGGCGGCTGGCGCCGGCGCCGGGCCTGCGCGTCCCGCACATGGGCTGGAACCGGCTGCGCATGCGCGGCGATTCGCGGCTGATGGCCGGCATCGAGGACGGGGCATGGGTCTATTTCGTGCATGGCTACGCTGCGCCCGTGACAGGCGACTGCGTGGCCGACTGCACGCACGGTACGTCGTTCGCGGCAGTGGTGGAGCAGGACCTCGTGGCCGGCGCGCAGTTCCATCCCGAGCGTTCGGGGGCAGCCGGCGCGCGGCTGCTGCACAATTTCCTTGGAGCGCGTGCATGA
- the hisB gene encoding bifunctional histidinol-phosphatase/imidazoleglycerol-phosphate dehydratase HisB, translating into MTPILFVDRDGTLIEEPDDLQIDGLHKLRFCRDVVPALLRLRDAGYQFVIVSNQDGLGTDAFPQEHFDAPQALMMQVFESQGIVFRDVLIDSSMPADNAPTRKPGLGMVMPYLKDRGIDWARSAVVGDRETDMQFAANLGIRGFHLRTARFGGEWDWPAIAHALVDAPRRASVVRETRETRIRVDIDLDSVAEPAIATGLAFFDHMLEQIGKHGGIALRVQAEGDLHIDEHHTVEDTGLALGQALREALGDKRGIGRYGFTLPMDETLASAALDFGGRPYLVFDGVFRRERVGDLPTELVAHFFRSLCDACGLNLHLQVMGDNDHHKVEACFKAFARALRQAVARSGQVLPSTKGTL; encoded by the coding sequence ATGACTCCGATCCTGTTCGTCGACCGCGACGGCACGCTCATCGAGGAGCCCGACGACCTGCAGATCGACGGCCTGCACAAGCTGCGCTTCTGCCGCGACGTGGTGCCGGCCCTGCTGCGCCTGCGCGATGCCGGCTACCAGTTCGTCATCGTCAGCAACCAGGATGGGCTGGGCACCGACGCCTTCCCGCAGGAGCACTTCGACGCGCCGCAGGCGCTGATGATGCAGGTGTTCGAGAGCCAGGGCATCGTCTTCCGCGACGTGCTCATCGACAGCAGCATGCCGGCCGACAACGCGCCCACGCGCAAGCCGGGCCTTGGCATGGTGATGCCTTACCTCAAGGACCGCGGCATCGACTGGGCGCGTTCGGCGGTGGTCGGCGACCGCGAGACGGACATGCAGTTCGCGGCAAACCTCGGCATCCGCGGCTTCCACCTGCGCACGGCGAGGTTTGGTGGCGAATGGGACTGGCCGGCGATCGCGCACGCGCTGGTCGATGCCCCGCGCCGCGCCAGCGTGGTGCGCGAAACGCGCGAGACCCGCATTCGCGTGGACATCGACCTGGACAGCGTGGCGGAGCCCGCCATCGCCACCGGCCTGGCGTTCTTCGACCACATGCTGGAGCAGATCGGCAAGCACGGCGGCATCGCGCTGCGGGTGCAGGCCGAAGGCGACCTGCACATCGACGAACACCACACCGTCGAGGACACCGGGCTGGCGCTGGGCCAGGCGCTGCGCGAGGCGCTGGGCGACAAGCGTGGCATCGGCCGCTACGGCTTCACGCTGCCGATGGACGAGACCCTGGCCAGCGCGGCGCTGGACTTCGGCGGGCGGCCGTACCTGGTGTTCGACGGCGTATTCCGGCGCGAGCGCGTCGGCGACCTGCCGACCGAACTGGTGGCGCACTTCTTCCGCTCGCTGTGCGATGCCTGCGGCTTGAACCTGCACCTGCAGGTCATGGGCGACAACGACCACCATAAGGTCGAAGCCTGCTTCAAGGCCTTCGCGCGGGCGCTGCGGCAGGCGGTCGCGCGCAGCGGCCAGGTGCTGCCCAGTACCAAGGGCACGCTGTAG
- the hisC gene encoding histidinol-phosphate transaminase, translating to MSAAIDLLRPDLRGFAGYRSARGEVARGDVWLNANESAWPNPGDAGGGTNRYPEPQPATLRAALASLYGCEPDQLLVGRGSDEAIDLLVRALCRAGIDAVLATPPVFGMYAVSARLQGAPLIEVPLRDADAGFELDADALVAAAVQGNARIVFLCSPSNPTGGAIPLALVADIAARLAGRALVVVDEAYAEFDTQASATTLLASCANLAVLRTLSKAHALAAARIGCVIADADLIAALRACQAPYPVPAPCAALALAALAPDALATTRARVDLVVAERERMRLALAGLPGVRRVYPSAGNFLLLRFADAGAALAALQAAGVVVRDQRAVAGLDDALRITIGTAAENDRVLAALGAAGSTP from the coding sequence ATGAGCGCGGCCATCGACCTGCTGCGCCCGGACCTGCGCGGATTCGCGGGCTATCGCTCCGCGCGCGGTGAAGTGGCGCGCGGCGATGTCTGGCTCAATGCCAATGAAAGCGCGTGGCCGAACCCCGGCGATGCCGGCGGCGGCACCAACCGCTACCCGGAGCCGCAGCCCGCCACACTGCGCGCCGCGCTGGCTTCGCTGTACGGCTGCGAGCCCGACCAGTTGCTGGTCGGCCGCGGCAGCGACGAGGCGATCGACCTGCTGGTGCGCGCGCTGTGCCGCGCCGGCATCGACGCGGTGCTGGCCACGCCGCCGGTGTTCGGCATGTATGCGGTCAGCGCGCGGCTGCAGGGAGCGCCGTTGATCGAGGTGCCGCTGCGCGACGCCGATGCCGGATTCGAGCTGGATGCCGATGCCCTGGTCGCCGCGGCCGTGCAGGGCAACGCGCGGATCGTGTTCCTGTGCTCGCCATCCAACCCGACGGGCGGCGCGATCCCGCTCGCGCTCGTTGCCGACATCGCGGCGCGGCTCGCCGGCCGCGCGCTGGTGGTGGTCGACGAGGCCTACGCGGAGTTCGACACCCAGGCGTCGGCGACCACGCTGCTGGCCAGCTGCGCCAACCTGGCCGTGCTGCGCACGCTGTCCAAGGCGCATGCGCTTGCGGCGGCGCGGATCGGCTGCGTGATCGCGGATGCCGACCTCATCGCCGCGCTGCGCGCCTGCCAGGCACCCTATCCGGTGCCGGCACCGTGTGCGGCGCTGGCCCTGGCGGCGCTGGCGCCGGACGCGCTGGCCACCACCCGCGCACGCGTGGACCTGGTGGTCGCCGAGCGCGAACGCATGCGCCTTGCGCTGGCCGGCCTGCCCGGCGTGCGCCGGGTGTATCCGTCGGCCGGCAACTTCCTGCTGCTGCGCTTCGCCGATGCCGGCGCCGCGCTCGCCGCGCTGCAGGCGGCCGGCGTGGTGGTGCGCGACCAGCGCGCTGTCGCCGGCCTTGACGATGCGCTGCGCATCACCATCGGCACGGCGGCCGAGAACGACCGCGTATTGGCCGCGCTGGGCGCGGCGGGGAGCACACCATGA
- the hisD gene encoding histidinol dehydrogenase, with product MRRLRWSTLDADARSTALRRPTQATSDATARSVAAIIEQVRLRADAALTEYARQFDGVDLEALAVGDDEFLAAQAHVSDALRGAMTAAKARIETFHRAGMQGDYAVETAPGVTCERVVRPIRRVGLYVPAGSAPLPSTALMLGVPASLAGCADIVLCTPPRADGSADPAVLVAAALCGITRVFKIGGAQAIAAMACGTASVPSCDKVFGPGNAYVTEAKRQVAQAGLAAIDMPAGPSEVLVIADAGADAAWVAADLLSQAEHGPDSQVLLLSDSEALLERVGVELEAQLAALPRAAIAREALSASRLVLVDTLDEAFAISNDYAPEHLILALRAPRDWLDRVAAAGSVFLGDHTPEALGDYCSGTNHVLPTGGAAAAWSGVSVASFQNFVSVQSATAAGIAAIGPDAVVLAEAEGLEAHANAVRLRLQAPRQACA from the coding sequence ATGAGGCGACTGCGCTGGTCCACGCTGGATGCCGATGCGCGCAGCACAGCGCTGCGCCGGCCCACGCAGGCAACGTCGGACGCGACCGCGCGCTCAGTCGCGGCCATCATCGAGCAGGTGCGGCTGCGTGCCGACGCGGCCCTGACGGAGTACGCACGCCAGTTCGACGGTGTCGATCTGGAGGCGTTGGCGGTGGGCGACGACGAGTTCCTCGCCGCGCAGGCGCATGTCTCCGATGCCCTTCGCGGTGCGATGACCGCGGCAAAGGCACGCATCGAAACCTTCCACCGCGCCGGCATGCAGGGCGACTACGCCGTGGAGACCGCGCCGGGCGTCACCTGCGAGCGCGTCGTGCGGCCGATCCGCCGCGTCGGCCTGTACGTGCCCGCCGGCAGCGCGCCACTGCCGTCCACCGCGCTGATGCTCGGCGTGCCCGCAAGCCTCGCCGGTTGCGCGGACATCGTGCTGTGCACCCCGCCACGCGCCGACGGCAGCGCCGATCCGGCGGTGCTGGTGGCGGCCGCTCTGTGTGGCATCACCCGGGTCTTCAAGATCGGCGGCGCGCAGGCGATCGCGGCGATGGCCTGCGGCACGGCGAGCGTGCCGTCGTGCGACAAGGTGTTCGGGCCGGGCAACGCCTACGTCACCGAGGCCAAGCGCCAGGTGGCGCAGGCCGGCCTGGCGGCGATCGACATGCCCGCGGGGCCGTCGGAGGTGCTGGTGATCGCGGATGCCGGTGCCGATGCCGCGTGGGTCGCGGCCGACCTGTTGTCGCAGGCGGAGCACGGGCCGGATTCGCAGGTGCTGCTGCTGTCGGACAGCGAGGCGTTGCTCGAGCGCGTGGGTGTCGAACTCGAGGCGCAGTTGGCCGCGTTGCCGCGTGCGGCGATCGCGCGCGAGGCGCTGTCGGCGTCGCGACTGGTGCTGGTGGACACGCTCGACGAGGCGTTCGCGATCAGCAACGACTACGCGCCGGAGCACCTGATCCTGGCGTTGCGCGCGCCGCGCGACTGGCTCGATCGGGTCGCGGCCGCAGGCTCGGTGTTCCTGGGTGACCACACCCCCGAAGCGCTCGGCGACTACTGCAGCGGTACCAACCACGTGCTGCCGACCGGCGGCGCGGCGGCGGCCTGGAGCGGGGTGAGCGTGGCCAGCTTCCAGAACTTCGTGAGCGTGCAGTCTGCGACCGCCGCGGGCATCGCCGCGATCGGTCCGGACGCGGTCGTGCTGGCGGAAGCCGAAGGCCTCGAGGCGCACGCCAACGCGGTGCGTCTGCGGCTGCAGGCGCCACGGCAGGCATGCGCATGA
- the hisG gene encoding ATP phosphoribosyltransferase: protein MSPPVAAPRRDRLRIAIQKSGRLGEPARALLASCGLSWRESRDRLFCYGESLPVDLLLVRDDDIPGLLADGVCDYGIVGRNVLDEYSAERAARGGAAAARELRALGFGGCRLDIALPEGQAWDGPAQLEGARIATSYPALLRQWLQANGVSASVVTLSGSVEIAPRLGQADAICDLVSSGATLSANQLVPVATLLRSEAVLAGPPQPFTDARADLAQLLLRRLDGVLKIRDSRLLLFQAPRSAMPGLMKLLPDAEPPTVLQVDGADSLSLQALCHGAMTWQRLEDLKSAGASGLMVLPVERTLA, encoded by the coding sequence ATGAGTCCTCCCGTCGCCGCGCCGCGCCGCGATCGATTGCGCATCGCCATCCAGAAATCCGGTCGCCTCGGCGAGCCGGCGCGCGCGCTGCTCGCGTCCTGCGGGCTGTCGTGGCGCGAGAGCCGCGACCGCCTGTTCTGCTACGGCGAGTCGCTGCCGGTGGACCTGCTGCTGGTGCGTGACGACGACATTCCCGGTCTGCTCGCCGACGGCGTCTGCGACTACGGCATCGTCGGGCGCAACGTGCTGGACGAATACTCGGCCGAGCGCGCGGCGCGGGGCGGCGCTGCGGCGGCGCGCGAGCTGCGGGCGCTGGGCTTCGGTGGCTGCCGGCTCGATATCGCGCTGCCGGAAGGCCAGGCATGGGACGGGCCTGCGCAGCTCGAAGGTGCGCGCATCGCCACCAGTTACCCGGCGTTGCTGCGCCAGTGGCTGCAGGCGAATGGTGTGTCCGCTTCGGTGGTCACGCTGTCGGGGTCGGTCGAGATCGCGCCGCGGCTGGGGCAGGCGGATGCGATCTGTGACCTGGTGTCCAGCGGCGCGACGCTGTCGGCAAACCAGCTGGTGCCGGTGGCGACGTTGCTGCGCAGCGAGGCGGTGCTTGCCGGGCCGCCGCAACCGTTCACCGACGCCCGCGCCGACCTCGCGCAGTTGCTGCTGCGCAGGCTGGATGGCGTGCTGAAGATCCGCGACAGCCGGCTGTTGCTGTTCCAGGCGCCGCGCAGTGCGATGCCGGGGCTGATGAAGCTGCTGCCGGACGCCGAGCCGCCGACGGTGCTGCAGGTCGATGGCGCCGACAGCCTGTCGCTGCAGGCGCTGTGCCATGGCGCGATGACCTGGCAGCGGCTGGAAGACCTGAAATCCGCCGGCGCCAGCGGCCTGATGGTGCTGCCGGTCGAGAGGACGCTGGCATGA
- a CDS encoding YerC/YecD family TrpR-related protein: MKQRPLTLSRKDADAGFQALAEALAALDNPSDVAAFLRDLCTPAELEAMSDRWRVVPLLLEGVPYREIHERTMVSVTTVGRVARTLEQGEGGYAAAVRRQFPRLAESH, translated from the coding sequence ATGAAGCAACGCCCGCTCACACTGTCGAGGAAGGACGCCGATGCCGGATTCCAGGCACTGGCGGAGGCGCTCGCCGCGCTCGACAACCCGTCGGACGTGGCGGCGTTCCTGCGCGACCTGTGCACTCCGGCCGAGCTGGAGGCCATGTCCGATCGCTGGCGCGTGGTGCCGCTGCTGCTTGAAGGCGTGCCGTATCGCGAGATCCACGAACGCACCATGGTCAGCGTGACCACCGTCGGGCGCGTCGCCCGCACGCTGGAGCAGGGCGAAGGCGGCTATGCCGCGGCCGTGCGTCGCCAGTTTCCCCGCCTCGCCGAATCCCACTGA
- a CDS encoding XVIPCD domain-containing protein, protein MEYIEITQAEYKRLAANLIMHTEAFEARAYDLRDGAATIGFGYTFNRANNVELWERANIQLDETQRRHLERIDAATTNAERTRLGLRFARALTREEARDLLELASIPEYEDPANSLGMPYSKERAVLVSVTYNRGQHAVRTRMEGFAEAIREGDRAEAWYQLRYNSWGSNPGAERGLRKRRGMEAAIFGLYDDPANISPEEALSVYGMFQLHRDSIRALESAWGVSFEGVPSRLDVIGLANRDYRELLLESGPVPTINAALEPAKRALLHGLRGEFPEVADRLDAGILDATAIHVDPGRQLRLGDRLTVAQRNSTSERVDTDRAHALDGTVARAGVEVGRNDLLLGMGGDDTLVGGRGHDILIGGADQDQLLGGVGFDTYLVDSGDVVRDEDGLGQVHWDGKTLGGGAQAPADPEGIYRSSDGCHTYQLDGTDLLVTLQGGAAIRVAGFDNGNLGISLDPGNGQDVADLVMYHEVDEQLSAANAEREIAEPASKLEQVTADVLRDLRCAGMTGVTHVRASVGCSAGKSNPEARLVAWQGDPRDPATRWSVTSVQDVAGVDVDEILRQCNRSVDRPGQSPELASLQQVAPRHAGPGAP, encoded by the coding sequence GTGGAATACATAGAAATCACGCAAGCAGAGTACAAGAGGCTCGCAGCGAATCTGATCATGCATACCGAGGCGTTCGAGGCGCGTGCGTATGATCTTCGAGATGGCGCTGCAACCATCGGGTTCGGCTATACGTTCAACAGAGCCAACAACGTTGAGCTTTGGGAACGAGCGAACATCCAGCTGGACGAAACGCAACGTCGGCATCTGGAGCGGATTGATGCCGCCACGACCAACGCAGAGCGAACCAGGTTGGGCCTCCGGTTTGCTCGCGCACTAACGCGCGAAGAAGCCCGCGATCTCCTGGAGCTGGCATCGATCCCGGAGTACGAAGATCCGGCGAACAGCCTAGGCATGCCGTATTCAAAGGAAAGAGCCGTTCTGGTATCTGTCACCTATAACCGCGGACAACATGCCGTCAGGACCCGAATGGAAGGGTTTGCCGAGGCGATTCGTGAGGGAGATCGCGCTGAGGCCTGGTACCAGCTCCGCTACAACAGCTGGGGGTCGAACCCGGGCGCAGAACGTGGCTTGCGCAAGCGACGAGGCATGGAAGCGGCGATCTTTGGACTGTACGACGACCCCGCGAATATCAGTCCCGAAGAGGCGCTCAGCGTCTATGGCATGTTCCAGCTGCACCGCGACAGCATCAGGGCGCTGGAGTCGGCGTGGGGCGTCAGCTTCGAAGGTGTGCCAAGCCGGCTCGACGTAATCGGTCTGGCGAATAGAGACTACAGGGAACTGCTTCTCGAGTCTGGCCCGGTGCCGACAATCAATGCTGCGCTGGAGCCGGCCAAGCGCGCCTTGCTGCATGGGTTGCGCGGCGAGTTCCCAGAAGTTGCTGACCGTCTTGACGCCGGGATCCTGGATGCCACTGCAATTCATGTAGATCCTGGTCGCCAACTTCGTCTCGGAGATCGGCTTACCGTGGCGCAGAGAAATTCGACATCAGAACGCGTCGACACCGATCGCGCCCATGCCCTCGATGGCACAGTGGCGCGCGCCGGTGTGGAGGTCGGCAGGAACGACTTGCTGCTTGGCATGGGGGGTGACGACACTTTGGTCGGCGGCCGCGGCCATGACATTCTGATCGGCGGGGCGGATCAGGATCAGTTGCTGGGGGGAGTTGGTTTCGATACCTATCTGGTTGATAGCGGCGACGTGGTCAGGGACGAAGATGGGCTTGGTCAAGTTCATTGGGATGGCAAGACGCTGGGCGGTGGTGCGCAAGCGCCGGCAGACCCGGAGGGTATCTACCGGAGCAGCGACGGCTGTCATACCTACCAGCTCGATGGCACTGATCTACTCGTGACGCTGCAGGGTGGCGCGGCGATTCGTGTAGCAGGTTTCGACAACGGGAATCTCGGGATCAGTCTGGATCCCGGTAACGGGCAGGATGTCGCAGACCTCGTCATGTATCACGAGGTTGACGAGCAGTTGTCGGCAGCGAATGCTGAGCGCGAAATTGCAGAGCCGGCCTCCAAGCTCGAGCAAGTCACCGCCGACGTGTTGCGCGACCTCCGGTGCGCCGGCATGACCGGGGTGACCCATGTCCGGGCCAGTGTCGGGTGCTCCGCCGGCAAATCCAATCCCGAAGCCAGGCTCGTCGCCTGGCAGGGAGACCCTCGCGATCCCGCTACGCGCTGGAGCGTGACGTCGGTGCAGGATGTCGCTGGCGTCGATGTGGACGAGATCCTCCGACAGTGCAATCGCTCTGTCGACAGGCCGGGGCAATCGCCGGAGCTTGCTTCCCTTCAACAAGTGGCACCCCGGCACGCTGGGCCCGGAGCCCCCTAG